Genomic DNA from uncultured Ilyobacter sp.:
ATATAATCATATGATACACGATAGATTCGAGTAAGAGTGAAAAGAGCGAGTAACTTCCTATTCTTAGGGGGTGAGGTGACTATCGTAAACGTCGAACACAAGTATCTCACTAATATGAGATACTACGACAAAATTGAAGAGTTTTCCGACTTATATAAAAGATCTAAAGCTAATAAGAATTTTCATAAATTATACGAAAGAATAATTGATGAAAAAAATATACTTTTAGCTTATCGATGTATAAGGACAAACAGAGGTAGTAAAACTAAAGGTTGCGATAATTTAGATATTTCATTCTTTGAAAAAATGACACTTGATGAAGTAGTTACATTTGTACGAAAGTACTTAGGTAATTATCAACCTCGTAAAGTAAGAAGAGTATTTATTCCTAAAAAGAATGGCGAGAAAAGACCTTTAGGTATCCCTAGCATTAAAGATCGTTTAATACAACAATGTATTAGACAAGTACTTGAGCCTATATGTGAAGCTAAATTCTATGACCATAGTTATGGATTTAGACCACATAGATCAACTCATTATGCTCTAGGTAGAAATCTAAATTTAATCAACCACGCTAAACTTTACTATATTGTAGATATAGACATTAAAGGATTCTTTGATAATGTTAATCACAAAAAACTTCTACAACAAATCTACACTATGGGAATTAAAGATAAGATAGTTCTTAAAATTATTAGTAAAATGTTGAAAGCCGAAATTGATGGAGAAGGTATTCCAAATAAAGGAGTTCCTCAAGGTGGAATATTAAGCCCACTCCTAAGCAACATTGTTCTTAATGAATTAGATTGGTGGATAGCTAGTCAATGGGATACATTTCCTAGTAAGTTTCCATATGTCAATAAAGTTGGCAAACATGAAGTTTTGAAAAAAGCTTCTAATCTTAAAGAAATAAGAATAACAAGATATGCTGATGACTTTCAAATATATTGTAGAACTAAATCTTCTGCTGAGAAAATCAAGATTGCTGTCACTAAATGGCTCAAAGAACGTTTGAAATTAGAAGTTAATGAAGATAAGAGTTCAATCATCAATTTAAAAAACCGTAATGTGGATTACCTTGGTTTCAAAATTAGACTAAGAGAAAAAGGCAACAAGAAAACCCATTCTACTGAGATTAGCAATAGTAATGAAATTAAATTATACGTAATACTCAGGGAACAAATTAAAAATTTAATCAAAAACCCTAGTATACAAAGTGCACTCAAATATAATCAAACAATTGTAGGCACACATAATTATTTCAAATATGCTAGTCAAGTGGCAATTAATCTGAATAAGATAAATTGGTGGTTATACTTTCAATTAGTAAAACTAGAAAAGAAACGTGGTAAGCCAAATACTAAATTAAATAATTTCTACAACAGAACTTACGGTAAATATAAAACCTTTTCAATAAATGGCGTTGACCTTATACCTATACATGGAATCAATCATGTATATGCAAAACCTATAAATCAGAACTTATGCCTTTACACTGAAACAGGAAGAATTCTTGTTGGTAAAGCTAATCTAGATTTATCTGAACTAATAAACGAATTTATCAACAGAAGAAGTAATTATTACTCTTTAGAAATGATAAATTTTGGAGCTAGTTTAATCAACGCACAAAAGGGCAGATGTAGAATATCAAGTCTTCCATTAGAATATGATTTCGAAATACATCATGTTAAACCAAAAGAATTTGGAGGAACTGATGAATATAAAAATCTTATCGCAATTAACCCTAGGTTTCATAAACTAATACATTACTCTGTTAGTAAAACAATAAATAATAATTTAGATTTTCTAGCTTTAGAGCATATAGAAAAGATTAATCATTATAGGAAACTCGCCAATAGAACTATCATAGAATTGTAATATAAGGTCTGATGGAACGCCGTATGAGGTGAAAGTCTCACGTACGGTGTGGAGCGGGGGAAAAGTTGGAGATAATATCAAATTCTTACCTATCGCTATAATTTTTCTGGTGAGTACCAGTCTGAAATCCACAGGTACTGTGAAAGACTTTTCGGTAAGGAAAATGTATTCAAGGCAGGTACGATCTCAACTCTTGCTGAAAAAAATGCCTACGGATATGTAAAAAAATATTTTGAAGAGCACAATATCTCTGCGAGAAATGCTGAAATTATAAGGCTTGCAAAGAAATGCGAGGGAGCAAAGAAAACCACCGGACAGCATCCAGGAGGTATGATAGTAGTTCCTCAGGGACGCTCTATATATGAATTCTGCCCGGTACAAAAGCCTGCTAACGATGAAAAAAATGAGTCCATAACAACTCATTTTGATTACCATGTAATGGATGAACAGCTTGTTAAACTAGATATTTTAGGTCACGATGATCCCACCACAATAAAACTTTTACAGGAATATACAGGGGTAGATATCTATGACGTTCCATTAGCGGATCCAGAAACATTAAAAATATTTTCAGGAACTGAATCTCTTGGCGTTACTCCAGATCAGATCAACTCGGTTATCGGTACATACGGGGTCCCGGAATTTGGTACCCAGTTTGTAAGACAGATGCTCGTAGACACAATGCCTACTACATTTGCCGAGCTTGTAAGAATATCCGGACTTTCTCATGGTACAGATGTTTGGCTCAATAATGCCCAGGAGTTTGTCCGTAAGGGAGAAGCTACACTTTCTGAAATAATCTCAGTTAGAGACGATATTATGAACTATCTAATTGATTCAGGCATAGAAAAGGGAACTGCTTTTAAAATAATGGAGTTTGTACGAAAAGGTCGTCCAAGTAAAGAGGCAGATGCTTGGGGGGACTACTCAAAACTTATGAAGGAACACAACGTCCCTGACTGGTATATAGAATCTTGCAGGAGAATTAAGTACATGTTCCCCAAAGGTCATGCCGTTGCCTATGTTACAATGGCAATGAGGATTGCATACTTCAAAGTTCATTATCCTTTAGCATTTTATGCAGCTTACCTTTCAAGAAAAGCAGATGATTTTGACTCAGAATTTATGCTTTCATTGAGCAGTGTCAAAGAAAAAATAGATGAACTTTCAAAGGAAATGAAACTAGATGTAAGGCAAAAATCCCAGCTTGCCGTAAGTGAAATAATCCTCGAGATGCATGCTAGGGGATTGGAATTTTTAGGAATTGATATTTATAAATCAGATGGCTTCAAGTTCACTATAGAGGATGGGAAAATAAGAATTCCTCTAGTAGCTCTAAATGGTTTAGGTGGAGCTGTAGTGGAAAATGTAACAAAAGAAAGGGAGATAGGAAAATTTCTCTCCTATGAAGACCTTAAAAGAAGGACAAAAGCTTCACAGACAGTTATAGAAAAATTGAAAATAGTTAATGCTATCGATGGTTTGAGCGATACAAACCAAAAATCTCTTTTCTAGAAAATAAAAATATCAAGAGGCTCTCTGAAGTTTTTCAGGGAGCCTTGATTTATATAATTCGGCTTATAATATTAATTTATCCCCCCATTAATATTATAGAACCGATTTTTTTAAGTACATGGCATAGGTTCTTTTTTATTTATGAAGATATGTTGAAAAATTTAAAATATAATTTTTATAGAGGATATTTATATTTATAAACTAATAGTCATTTATCATAAAACTTTTTAAGAGGTTTAAAATGGAGATGTGTACCTTGTGGTTACATTTATGACCCTGCAATTGCTGATGAGGCTGGTGGGATAAAATCAGGTGTAAAATTTGAAGAACTTCTTGAAGATTGGGTATGCCCTCTATGCGGGGCACCAAAGGAAGATTTTGAGTCGGCTCAATAATTTTTAAAACTGATCAAAAAAATGCGGGACAGCTGTCCCGCATAAATTATTTTCTTATTCCTAATTTTGCAATAAGAGCTCTGTAACCGTCAAGATCTTTCTTCATCATGTAGTTAAGAAGTCTTCTTCTTTTTCCTACCATTTTCAGAAGACCTAATCTTGAGTGGTGGTCTTTCTTGTGTGTTTTTAAGTGATCAGTTAAGTGATTGATTCTTTCAGTTAAGATAGCTACTTGAACCTCTGTAGATCCCGTATCTCCTTCGAATTTTCCAAACTCTTTAACTAATTCTGTTTTAGTTTTCATTGCCATTTGTATTTCCTCCTAAATCTTTATTATCCAAGCCAAGTGAAGCGTTGGCAAACGCATAACCTAGCTCAAATTAAGATTATTCTATCACATTATTTGCTTTTTGTAAAATCCTTTCTACTAGCACAGTTATGAAAATAATTCTAGTTTAGTATAAAAAGAATTTTAGACACATACTTATTTTTACAAAATCCCATTGAAAAATCACACACCGCCGATTTTTTAGCTTAAAGCAAAAATAAAACTAGGAGCTAACGCTCCTAGTTTTATTTTATCTCTGAGTCATCTGTTTCAGATTTTTTATTTTCTTCACTAGCTTCAGTTGCGTTTTCGTTGTTTATATCCTCTTCAGTTTTGGTCTCTTCTTGAGGTTCTTCTTTTTCAGGAAGCTCTGACTTTAAAGGTTCTAGCTCTCCGCCTTTCATCAAAATATCCAGTTCTAAACCAGATATTGTTTCCCTGTCTAAAAGAGCCCTAGTAACTTTTTCAAGCTTCTCATAGTTATCTCTCAGTATCTTCTTAGAATCTTCATAAGCATCTGTTATAAGAATTCTTATCTCGTCATCTACATCTTTACCCGTGGTTTCACTGTAGTGTTTCTGCATGAATAGATCGCCTTCATTTGTGTTATCCAGTAATATTGGTCCAAATTTCTCACTCATACCAAACTTTGTAACCATAGCATGAGCTATCGCCGTAGCTCTCTCTATATCATTACTCGCTCCTGTAGTTATGTCTCCGAAAACAACCTCTTCTGCTGCTCTTCCTCCTAAAAGGGTTCTGATCTCAGAAAGGTATTCATTTTTAGACTTCAGATACCTGTCCTCTGTAGGAAGAGTCATGGTGTAACCCAATGCAGCCATACCTCTCGGTACTGTTGACACTTTATGTACAGGTTCTGTATAAGGCAGCACCCATTGTACAAGGGCATGTCCTATTTCATGATAGGCCACAATAATCTTCTCTTTTTCCACTATTACTCTAGATTTTCTCTCTGGACCTATAGAAACTTTTTCTGCGGCTTCTTCCAAATCCTCCATAGTGATAGTGTCCCTACCAGAACGAGCCGCCAATATAGCCGCTTCGTTCAGCATATTTGCAAGGTCTGCCCCAACAAATCCCGGAGTTTTTCTGGCTATTATATGCAAATCTACATCTGGTGAGAGTTTTTTACCCTTTATATGTACTTTCAGTATAGCTTCTCTACCTGTTATATCCGGCCTGTCTACTACTACCTGTCTATCAAAACGTCCAGGTCTCATGAGAGCCTTATCTAATATCTCAGGTCTGTTTGTCGCCGCTAGGACAATAATTGTCTCTTCACTGTTAAATCCATCCATCTCTACAAGAAGCTGATTCAGAGTCTGCTCTCTTTCGTCATTTCCTCCGCCCTGTCCTGCTCCTCTTTTTCTTCCTACAGCGTCAATCTCATCTATAAATATTATACACGGAGCATTTTTTCTGGCTTTATTAAAGAGATCTCTTACCCTTGAGGCTCCTACACCTACGAACATTTCAACAAATTCTGATCCCGATATACTGAAAAATGGTACTCCTGCTTCTCCTGCTACGGCTCTTGCAAGAAGGGTTTTTCCCGTTCCAGGTGCTCCTAGTAAAAGGACTCCTTTTGGAATTTTGGCACCCATTCTTTTAAATATCTCAGGTTCTTTTAAGAAGTGAACAACTTCTTCTAACTCGACCTTGGCTTCCTCTATACCTGCCACATCCTTAAATGTAACATTCGATATCTGTTCTCCATTTTCCTTTGCCTTGGATTTCCCCATATTAAATATCTGAGGTCCTCCTCCGCTGCCTTTATTCATCTTATTGAGCATAAATATCCATATACCTATGAGAAGAAGCATAGGGAACCATGATATAAACACATTTACAAGGAAAGGTACTCCCTCTGGTTCTACTGACTTTATATTTGCAGTTCCCTCTTCAAGAGCCCCTACAAGATTCTCGTCCTGAACAAGTCTGTCAGATATCATTCTGGCATTGACCTTTTCATCGCTGTCTTTTTTTACCGCATAAACATAGCCCTCTTTCTCTTGGACAGATTGGAAGGCACCGCTCCTAGACAAGTCTAGAAACTCAGTATAGGTCACTTCTTCGCTCCCTGTTTGGGATGTATCTGTCATGAGTGAAGGTATCGACATGAAAATTGTCACTATAAATAAAAGCATAACTATACTTTTAAAATTGAACTTACCTGGTTTAGGATTTTTTCCGTTGCCTCCCTCGGGATTTTGATTATCATCATTTCCCCGAGTTCCTCTTCCTCTCATACCATATTTTAGTTTTGCCTTCAGCTCTTTTTTTCTCTCTTCTAACTCATTATAGACACTGTCATCCTCTTTTTCCTCTTGTTTATCTTTCTTTTCCTCTTCTTTTCCATTTCCCAATTTTTCATTGTCTAAATTATCCTGATTTTCTTCAAAACCATTTTTTTTCTCCATATCATCACCTTGATTTCTGTCATCACTCACTAAAGTTGTCCTCCTCTACAGATAATTTTACAACTGTTTTCTCTGATTTAGCTGATTTGAATTTTTCGCTTCCCCTTACAGATGCTATCCATACTATTTCATCTTTTAATACTAAAATTGGAATAACTTCTCTTGCTTCCTTGGGGATTTTGTCATTGATAAAAATATCCTTTATTTTTTTTGAAGAATTCATTCCTACTGGTTGTATTCTGTCTCCAGATTTCCTTTTTCGGATCAATAGTTCAACGCCATCTTGCAGATTTGTACAAAATTCATTTTTTCCACTGGAATTGTTTATATCTCTAAAGGCCTTTATTCTATATTTTCCGTATTTGACTTCTCCGGGTATTTTCAGGAATACATCTTCTATATCATTTGAATCAGTTTCCTTTAAATTTACTGAAATTTTATCATATTCCTTTTTAAGTACTATATTTTTACCTAAGGACAATCTTTTACTTCCGCCCTTTTCCAATATATCTAGTATATTTTCTAATTTTTCTCTTGTAATCTCTATTTTGTATTTTTTTAAAAACTCATTTATTACTTTTCTTTTTTGATATTCATGAAGTTTTTCAAGCTTCTTCAAATTTAATTTTTCATCCTCTATATAGTCTGAAATAT
This window encodes:
- the rpsO gene encoding 30S ribosomal protein S15, with the protein product MKTKTELVKEFGKFEGDTGSTEVQVAILTERINHLTDHLKTHKKDHHSRLGLLKMVGKRRRLLNYMMKKDLDGYRALIAKLGIRK
- the ltrA gene encoding group II intron reverse transcriptase/maturase, with the translated sequence MTIVNVEHKYLTNMRYYDKIEEFSDLYKRSKANKNFHKLYERIIDEKNILLAYRCIRTNRGSKTKGCDNLDISFFEKMTLDEVVTFVRKYLGNYQPRKVRRVFIPKKNGEKRPLGIPSIKDRLIQQCIRQVLEPICEAKFYDHSYGFRPHRSTHYALGRNLNLINHAKLYYIVDIDIKGFFDNVNHKKLLQQIYTMGIKDKIVLKIISKMLKAEIDGEGIPNKGVPQGGILSPLLSNIVLNELDWWIASQWDTFPSKFPYVNKVGKHEVLKKASNLKEIRITRYADDFQIYCRTKSSAEKIKIAVTKWLKERLKLEVNEDKSSIINLKNRNVDYLGFKIRLREKGNKKTHSTEISNSNEIKLYVILREQIKNLIKNPSIQSALKYNQTIVGTHNYFKYASQVAINLNKINWWLYFQLVKLEKKRGKPNTKLNNFYNRTYGKYKTFSINGVDLIPIHGINHVYAKPINQNLCLYTETGRILVGKANLDLSELINEFINRRSNYYSLEMINFGASLINAQKGRCRISSLPLEYDFEIHHVKPKEFGGTDEYKNLIAINPRFHKLIHYSVSKTINNNLDFLALEHIEKINHYRKLANRTIIEL
- the ftsH gene encoding ATP-dependent zinc metalloprotease FtsH, translating into MEKKNGFEENQDNLDNEKLGNGKEEEKKDKQEEKEDDSVYNELEERKKELKAKLKYGMRGRGTRGNDDNQNPEGGNGKNPKPGKFNFKSIVMLLFIVTIFMSIPSLMTDTSQTGSEEVTYTEFLDLSRSGAFQSVQEKEGYVYAVKKDSDEKVNARMISDRLVQDENLVGALEEGTANIKSVEPEGVPFLVNVFISWFPMLLLIGIWIFMLNKMNKGSGGGPQIFNMGKSKAKENGEQISNVTFKDVAGIEEAKVELEEVVHFLKEPEIFKRMGAKIPKGVLLLGAPGTGKTLLARAVAGEAGVPFFSISGSEFVEMFVGVGASRVRDLFNKARKNAPCIIFIDEIDAVGRKRGAGQGGGNDEREQTLNQLLVEMDGFNSEETIIVLAATNRPEILDKALMRPGRFDRQVVVDRPDITGREAILKVHIKGKKLSPDVDLHIIARKTPGFVGADLANMLNEAAILAARSGRDTITMEDLEEAAEKVSIGPERKSRVIVEKEKIIVAYHEIGHALVQWVLPYTEPVHKVSTVPRGMAALGYTMTLPTEDRYLKSKNEYLSEIRTLLGGRAAEEVVFGDITTGASNDIERATAIAHAMVTKFGMSEKFGPILLDNTNEGDLFMQKHYSETTGKDVDDEIRILITDAYEDSKKILRDNYEKLEKVTRALLDRETISGLELDILMKGGELEPLKSELPEKEEPQEETKTEEDINNENATEASEENKKSETDDSEIK